From the genome of Triticum aestivum cultivar Chinese Spring chromosome 1A, IWGSC CS RefSeq v2.1, whole genome shotgun sequence:
TTACAGTTGCATTGTGATAGACGTTTCAATCTAAATGATTATATATATTTGGGGGTAAATATCATGCCAAAATGGGCTATTTTGTAAGGAAACAGTGGGAGGCCCTGCTCTATATCTCCAGGGACTTGTTTCTGTTTTAGCAGGGTTTGATCTTTGAAATTTTGCACGGCATACAACTTGCACCCTCCTCTGTTAATATTTATTTAAAAAATTGGAAAGTTTGTTCCGAATGGTCACTGATTTGTTGCATTTTCACTCCCGTTGTACCTAGTGCAGCAATTGTAAGCTATAAGCAATCATGTTTTAATTTATGTAGAGCTAccaatgaactttcatttcaccgGATCCTCCCTATCTTGTTTCAATGCATTTGGCAGTGTCGTTTCCTGATTATGTTTTCCTCAGCTTGATCATTCCTTTCTTGCGTTTGGGAGAAGTAGTCACAGGCGGTGAGCACTTCCCCTTGACATCTGATGCATTCAAGATGGTCCTCACAGGCCACGCCTCAAAGGACGTGCTACTCAGCATTTTTCATGCGGTTAGTAAAATTGCTTCGGCCATCAAGTTTATCTCACCCATAAGAAATGAGCATTGTGTCGTCTTGTTCTCAGAAAACAGTACCATGACTGTTGCCGTTGTTGAATGAATACAGATTCTTGGCTGGATGGTTGCTGCACCGTTTGTGATGGCTGGGCTGTACACCTTGTCTGTCCCTTGTTTCAAGTACCTGGTCGGCAGGTTTGGCGTCATCCCTTCGAGCCCCAGGACGCCGATGAAAGCGGTATAATGTAGCTGTTTCCCCCTAAAGCAACTTTATTACGTTTCTGAAGCCGTGTGCGTGAATTCCTTATATTGCCCGATTGAGATGGCCCGGCCGTCCTAACTTCTGAACTCCGGCGCATAAATAGGCTTGCAGAGGCATATACTCATTGAGCTGAGGTGGTGTAATTCTCAATATATTTTTAAGTTGTAGCAaatctttccctttttttcttcttcttacgaACAAGTGTGCGACCCGATTCACCTGTTTCAAAACTGATGATATTTATTCATTCATTACTTTGGAAACTATGGCCTGTTCATTCCGTTTGAGACATGTTTCTGTTTATCTCTCCTAGGTTTTGCTTTGCCCAAATGAATCCGAATCCGAATCCGAAAATGGGGCAGTACCATTGCTCGTCCACGCCGACTGATCTTGTGGTGCGTGTCATCTGGACATCATCAGCCATTCTCACCTGCATTTGTGTCTCATGGCACCATGTTATGTAAACTGTGGGCATGTTGTGTTGTCTTCTTatctgattgtattgtgttaacTGCTGTTATGTGCTCCCGTTAGGGGCTGCTCGCGTAGCTGTAGGctgatatgtatgtatatataaaGGTAACGAGTGTTGTGTATGATGCTATCTCTAATACGTACGATACAGCAACATGGAACATCTGCAATGCACAGGAGTTTGGACGAGCCTGACTTGCGTCTCTGAAGCTGTTCCATGTTGCACGCTATTCTGGAGCAATAACCACGCCATGACTACATTGTGCATTCTGGAGCAACAACCATGCTTTGAGAGCTCGTGCTTCATCGGTCGGTCGGTTCTTCGAAAACATGTAAATCCTCTGAGCAACTCGCCGTTAAGAAAGTCATTATGCATAAGTATGTGAGATAGAATGCCATAGGAAGAAGATGGTGAACAGTGGTCAATTATAACACTAAAAATAATGGAGGTCTTCTGGGCCTTATGGACGGTTTGATCATGAGGCTAGATTCTCCTGCTCCCATATCATGAGCAACAGTtttaagcctttttagagatttcaatatggattacatatggagcaaaatgagtgaatctacactctaaaatattgtctatatacatccatatgtagtccataatgaaatctacactctaaaatatgtctatatactaCATATTGCTTTCATTTCACATGAAGATTGTTTCTCAAACTCTCCTGCAAAGTAATTCCATGATGGAAAGCATTTAACTTTTATCACCTCCAACTTCTCATTGTGCAGTAAACTTGCACTAAAGCAAGAAAGAACAAATAATTTGGCCACCCATTACAGAGCCCAAATGCAAAACCTCATTTGAACGTGCTGCAGCAAACTTGCTCCAAGAGCTTTTCTTCAGCTGCCTCTTCTCACTTTGTCAGCAAAGGGCATTAGGAGTGGGTGGGTGCAACAAAAATCATCTATTCCATAGCACATACTGAtctgaaatatactccctctgtaaactaatataagagtgtttagatcactattttagcaatctaaacgctcttatattagtttacagagggagtatatagcaACATGGACATACATACAAGACTAGTGTTGGTTTACTTGTTGATCCAAAATCATGTAGTTCGATCGCCGACCAACAACACACGATCCCCATATCAAACACACGACCATCGGTCGATGCATACCAATAAGGTATTAATTTGTGCATCAAGAAGCGCTAGTTTTTTGAACAGATAGTGGCTACGACGACATTACGCATTCGAAACATAACTGAAGAAATAGCTatgaggaggggaggggagagtcTCTATTGCTACCAGTACCAAGTACCAACAGATATCTTGATACAGCTTATGCGCTAAGAGCATGTATGCCTGTCGACACATATATAATAGGGTTCAGGAACCATATTCGATCGATCACCAGTAGTCGCCGCAGGAGCACTTGCCCTCCTTGAAATGGTGGAACCGCTTGTTGTCCCTCACGATGAGCTCCCGCCCCACGATCCTCGACATGATCTTGATGGCGTTGTGGCAGTCCCCGCAGATCCTGAGGTTCTTGATGATGCGCAGCGGGGTCCTGGCCGGGGTGCTGATCAGGCCGTAGGCGATGGCCAGCCGCTCGCTGTGGTACAGCAGCGCCTGCTCCTTGGCCTCCTGGTCAATGTCGTGGAGCACGTACCTCGTGTCGGGGACGTAGCGCTGCTCGTTCACCACCTTCTTCTCGATCTTGGGCGGCAGCCTGTACTCCCCCAGCTTGTTCCTCCCGTCGAGCATGTTGATCCCGAGCCGCCGCTTCGGGGGAGGGGTCGGGAGCTTCTTGGGGTTGGCCTTGGAGGGGTCGAGCGAGACCAGCAGCTCCTCCGCCCGGTCCTCGAGGTCAATGTCGCCGTTCATGCGTGCCAGGTTCAGGAGCGACTCCCAGATCATGGCATTGGGCTCGAACGGCAGCTTCTCGATGTACTCCACAGCCTCGTTGAGGTGCCCCGACTTGCCCAGCACCTCGATGATCCCGACGTAGTGCTCCATGCCGGGCTCGATGTCGTGGTCCCGGGACATGGCGTCGAAGTAGAGGAAGGCCTCCTCGATGGCCTCCGAGTTGGCGCACGCGTCGAGCACGAGCACGAAGGTGCGGGCGGTGGGCGCCATGCCGCACCGCTTCATCTCCTCGAAGAGCTGCAGCGCGGCGTCCCCGAGCCCGTTGCCGGCGTAGCCCTCGATCATGAGGTGCCAGGAGGCCATGTCCCGGTCAGGCATGTGGTCGAACGTCCTGCGGGCGTGCGTCATGTTGCCGCACCGGCCGTACATCTCAAGGAACCGGTTGTTGACCTGGAGGTCGGCCCGGAAGGGCGAGCGGAGCAGGTAGTCGTGCACCTTGCGGAGCTCCTCGAGAAGCTTCGGGGTGGAGCaggcgccggcgagctcgtagaaggacgcggcgtcggcgcgcgccccCTTCTCGAGcagctccaccgcctccttggcCCGCCCCTCCCTGCACAGCGCGATCAGCTTCTCCGGCCCCGCCGCGGGCTCGGGCGCTGGCGGTGGCCCCTGCTGATGCTGATGCTGCTGCTGGAGGTAACTGCTCTTCGGCGGGGGAGgaccctgctgctgctgccgctgcggggacggggcgggaggcggcggcccGTAGCCGTGGcgcggcgggggagggggaggcccCTGCCGCTGCTGCTGCGGGTAGTGATTGCTCCACGGCGGGATAGGATCCAGCTGCTGCTGGGACGGGGGCGGGGCCGGAGGAGGCGGCCCATAGCCGTGGCGCGGCGGGTAGTCGTTCCtcggcgggggcggaggaggcCCCTGCCGCTGCGGCGGGTAGTCGTTCCGCAgcgggggaggaggcggctgcTGGTAGTAGTTGTTGGGCGGCGGGGGAGGCNNNNNNNNNNNNNNNNNNNNNNNNNNNNNNNNNNNNNNNNNNNNNNNNNNNNNNNNNNNNNNNNNNNNNNNNNNNNNNNNNNNNNNNNNNNNNNNNNNNNNNNNNNNNNNNNNNNNNNNNNNNNNNNNNNNNNNNNNNNNNNNNNNNNNNNNNNNNNNNNNNNNNNNNNNNNNNNNNNNNNNNNNNNNNNNNNNNNNNNNNNNNNNNNNNNNNNNNNNNNNNNNNNNNNNNNNNNNNNNNNNNNNNNNNNNNNNNNNNNNNNNNNNNNNNNNNNNNNNNNNNNNNNNNNNNNNNNNNNNNNNNNNNNNNNNNNNNNNNNNNNNNNNNNNNNNNNNNNNNNNNNNNNNNNNNNNNNNNNNNNNNNNNNNNNNNNNNNNNNNNNNNNNNNNNNNNNNNNNNNNNNNNNNNNNNNNNNNNNNNNNNNNNNNNNNNNNNNNNNNNNNNNNNNNNNNNNNNNNNNNNNNNNNNNNNNNNNNNNNNNNNNNNtggggacggcggcggcggcggaggggtggtAGGCGTGGGACGAGGAGAGGGCGCGGGCGGGGGTGAGGAGGTGGAGGAGGGAGCGGGACCTGGAGGAGGCGAACGCGACGGAGCGCATCGGGCCGGCGGCCcggtggatggcggcggcggcggcggcggcggccatggcggaggCGAGGGGCGGAGAATGGGGATTCTGGTGGGGAGAAACCGTACGGGGTTTATGCGAGCCCGGACGGATGAGATATTTCCGGGCTCGCAAATGGGCCGTGCGTTTGCGTGAGCCTCATTGGGCCTGTACCGCCGTCTCAGCGCGTGACCGCAAGGCTTTACTCCCCTCAACAAAgtgtttttctttctctcaaaacaaATAACAAATTGTTTTTCTTTCTAAAATTTAGATTTACTTTTTTCCTAAAAAGTGCTTTTTTTGCATAACTCCACATGATCATTTTTTAGGATAACTCCACTTCGGGTCATTAAAAATTGCATGAACACCATACTAAGTACTAGTAGTATTTAGAAAGTTTATGAACAATAAGttccaaaaaaatagaaaaatctgACTTTTTGTGTGGCAAACTTTAATGAATGTTTGGAGTGCATGCAAAAAATTCATCACAAGATCACATCGGTGCAAGGCATAGTAAAGAAAACAAAATCGACACTCTGAAGATGttactttcaaacgcattttggagctctggttttgttatttttgccacGACTTGCTCCAATGTGATTTCGTGATGTTTGCACACACTTCAAACATTTCTTAAAGATTGtgaaaaaaaaagaattttttttatttctttctattttGCTGTTCATGGCAGGAGCATTTGAGCTCGAGATAAGAAGAATTCTTTCAAAGTGTATTATTTTATACAAATGTCAACAACAAAAAATTATCTTCAGCCAAGTCTATAGGAAACACTACTCAATATTTAATGTTGCAAAAAAGGGGGAAGTATATTTGATGATGAATCTAACGATACAAACCCGGTATTGTGGAAGTTGGTATTATTTTCTACAAATTTGGAGACCTCAATACGAAAAAAAACATTTTCTTTAGGTTTCAAAGAATTCTGAAAAAAAAAACATACATATGGATATATTTTACTTGTCTGCAAGGTTTCATGGCATTTATATACGAGCTATGCAAAAATAACAAAAATCACGTATTTCTAGCATATGTATTATTCACTATAAAAGTGAATGTTTTTTTTACAAATCAGATCAGAACATATTTCATGATGATTTTTACACACATCTAGCATGCATCTATAAGTATTTATACACCCTTTGTTCCTAGATACAAGATGTACTTCTTGCATTTAGAAACAGAAACAATATTTATTTTCAGATTTTTAAAAACTTAAAACAGTTATTATTATTTTGAGTTTTTGGAAATTTCAGGCTCCATGAAGCCTGAGAGCAAAAAATCCACTTGCGAATATATGAAGCATAGTGGAAAAATGAAGCGAAAAAGGATGTTCAATAATACAATCTTAATACCCTAAAAATCTTAATAGGTTTATTTATTGTTCAAAGAGATACCCTAgacaaagaaaacagaaaagaaacgaGGAAACAATCTGTACAGGGTGCCGAAAGGAAGCTAGAACAAAGGTCTCAGTCTCAGGGGATGATGATCACGCATGATCAATCAGCACTGCTCTTTCTCTACCGCCTACAATGCAAAATGAAGCGCAATGCAATGTCCTACAGGAAATGCTCATGCTATCTCTACTACCCTCGGCCGGAGCCGAGTTCTCGGGGACGCCCTCGTTCATCGACgccgatcttcatggctggaacctCGCCGAGGGCCCCGAGTCGCCGCTCACCTCGAACTCGCTCGAGCTCGCCTTGGACTCGGCGTCTGCGTTGCCACCGGCATGGCCgcccctccggctcctccggtcCTTCATTATAAGATCAGAACAAAACATTCAGGTATATGGTCGGGAAATGGTAGAAAATGGCATTGAGAGAGGAGCAGTGGGTAAGGTGGTGTAACCTCCCGTGATGGGACATCCTCTGCCTCAAGCATCCGGACTACATGGCCCATAGTGGGTCTCTTCTCGGAATCCGGGTCGACGCACCTCAGCGCCACTAGGAGGGCGCGCTTGAGAGCACGGATGGTCGGCTTTACCTCCATGTCGCAGTCCACCACCTCGTCGGCTCTCTTTGTGCCGACCATCATTTTGAGCCACTCCACCAGATGCACCTGCACGGCATTCATGTCATAGTTTGATCAACACATACATTCCCAGCGGCCAACAGGTAACACAACAGAAAAAATTTAGTTGCCAAGTAACAGAAATGGGACTAGGTTTAAATGATGTTTATTTTGCTGTTGAAACAAAATGGGCACTCGAATAGTATGGGCTACTACTGAGCAAGCATGATACACTTGAGATAGTAGAATATATGCTCACCTCATTGGCCGGCCGACCATAGTCGACAGGATCCCTCCCAGTCACTGCTTCCAGTAGCAGCACGCCGAAACTGTAGACATCGCTCTTCTCGTTTAACAGACCTGTGTTGGCATATTCAGGAGCCACATACCTGAAACGACGGCAGCATAAAAGTTCAGTGCTCCTACAAAGCTAACTGCTTTTATTGACGAAGAACAAAATCTTCTAACATTTAAAATCTCCTGCTGTATGTGAATATCAAACATTTCCATGACTACAGCCAGGTAATTATAAATTACAAAAACAACAGTGGCATACCCGAAAGTTCCCATAACTCGAGTTGTGATATGGCTCTTCCCAGCACCCAACATCTTGGCCAATCCAAAATCAGAAAGCTTCCCATTGAAATCCTCATCAATTAGGATATTGCTTGATTTGATATCACGGTGCACAACCTTTGGCTCTATGGCTTCATGTAGATAAGCAAGCCTGCATATCATTTAGTTTGATATAATGTCTTGCCCAACTAAAAGTGTGCATAATGAAATGTGCAAAGAGATGAATGACTTGATTCTTACGCTTTAGCAATTCCAAGAATGATTTTCATTCGAGCTTCCCAGGTAAGAACACCATGCTGCCGCATGGCGCCGTGAATCCACTGCTCTAAGTTTCCGTTGTTCACATACTCATACACAAGCATCCTGGAGCAAAAGTAAGTTTAACAAAGGGATGGAAGATGAAATAAGTCACAGACAATATGCTGCACACAAAGCAGGTAGATTTCCACAACGTACATTCACCATGAAAATTTAAACACACAGAGCTGAATCTTCATGGAGGAAACATAACAAACACTGTTCTCATAGAAACCGCAAACTGCTGATGTACTACAGAATATCTTATATTATATCATAT
Proteins encoded in this window:
- the LOC123070481 gene encoding uncharacterized protein; translated protein: MAVVLAWLNARVVDPLLQVIQRGAEPKQLAFSAALGVTIGVFPICGTTVIIGGLAVAMLGARCNAVTVMVLNLAATPLELSLIIPFLRLGEVVTGGEHFPLTSDAFKMVLTGHASKDVLLSIFHAILGWMVAAPFVMAGLYTLSVPCFKYLVGRFGVIPSSPRTPMKAVLLCPNESESESENGAVPLLVHAD
- the LOC123070468 gene encoding probable receptor-like protein kinase At2g42960 isoform X2, encoding MVTAESLRAELSSKTPPFGLRLWIVIGISIWVVIFCILGFMCFWSIYRRKPKKSADKIPVSQIPDVSKEIAVDEVRQHPVVENYQVQESHTLTVQEKPHDKDSGKMLGHLVRTKSSDADNLSQCSSAYQCDRAGSAYSGDEGSSGNARRQYSQYATVSASPLVGLPEFSHLGWGHWFTLRDLEHSTNRFSKENIIGEGGYGVVYRGRLINGTDVAIKKLLNNMGQAEKEFRVEVEAIGHVRHKNLVRLLGYCVEGIHRMLVYEYVNNGNLEQWIHGAMRQHGVLTWEARMKIILGIAKALAYLHEAIEPKVVHRDIKSSNILIDEDFNGKLSDFGLAKMLGAGKSHITTRVMGTFGYVAPEYANTGLLNEKSDVYSFGVLLLEAVTGRDPVDYGRPANEVHLVEWLKMMVGTKRADEVVDCDMEVKPTIRALKRALLVALRCVDPDSEKRPTMGHVVRMLEAEDVPSREDRRSRRGGHAGGNADAESKASSSEFEQHQHQQGPPPAPEPAAGPEKLIALCREGRAKEAVELLEKGARADAASFYELAGACSTPKLLEELRKVHDYLLRSPFRADLQVNNRFLEMYGRCGNMTHARRTFDHMPDRDMASWHLMIEGYAGNGLGDAALQLFEEMKRCGMAPTARTFVLVLDACANSEAIEEAFLYFDAMSRDHDIEPGMEHYVGIIEVLGKSGHLNEAVEYIEKLPFEPNAMIWESLLNLARMNGDIDLEDRAEELLVSLDPSKANPKKLPTPPPKRRLGINMLDGRNKLGEYRLPPKIEKKVVNEQRYVPDTRYVLHDIDQEAKEQALLYHSERLAIAYGLISTPARTPLRIIKNLRICGDCHNAIKIMSRIVGRELIVRDNKRFHHFKEGKCSCGDYW